Part of the Olsenella profusa DSM 13989 genome, GTTGGCACCCGCCGCGACCGCCTCGGCATCGGCCGATCCCGAGGGGCCAGACGGCCCTCCCCCGAACAGCGCCGAGAGGGGGTCTTGACCCTCGAGATAGGCAGGCAGAAACCACATGCTCACACCAATGATCAGGATGCCTGCCACGGTGAGCGCCACGGAGAGGGGCGTCATGCGCCCCGCGCCCCTGGCGAGGGCGGGCTTGCCGGAGGACAGCGCACGTGCCATCGCCGTTACTTCCTTGCCCTCGGCTTCGCGCCCCTGCGAGCGAGAGAGGCAATCGCCCCCGTTATGCAGGCAAGACCCATGGCGACGCCCGCAAAGGGAACCAGCGGTGCCGCAGGGGCGCCCGGTGACAATACTCCCACACCCCTCTGCGAGGCAGACGCAGCCGTCACGACGGTGCTTCGAAGGGCGCCCAAAAGTCCCTGGTCGTGCACCACGGGATCGCTTGCGGGGGAAGCGACATTGGTGGCGGACGTGGCATCGGGCGATGGAGCGGACAGGGAGGGGAACGCAGACGAGGGTACGCTTGGGGCACTCGTGCCAGAAGCGTGCGCCACGGCGCGGGCCCCGGCAGGAGTCGCAGCACCCCACGTGGCAGCCGCTGGCGTGGACGCCGCCTTGGTCGTCGTGATGCCTGTGGAGGCACTGGGAGTCGCGGCGGAGGATGCGGGGGTGGCGTCATCCGATGTGGGCGATGTCGGCGTCACCGTAGGCACGATTGGTTCGGGCACCACCGCGGACACGAGCATGGGTGCCATTGGCCTGCCGGGCCGAGGCGCCCTGGAAGGCAGGCGGTGGGGGGCCGCGGTGGGATGCAGCGGGTCATCGACCACGGCAATCTGGGCGTCTGCGCCCATCCTGAGCATAAAGCTCCTCATGGGATAGAAGTAGAAGTCATAGTCTGCGACCCTGCTGGGAACCATCGCCGCCTCCAACAGGGCAGAGGTGGCATGGCCCTGGCCATGGGCAACCAACATCTGAGTGCCGTCATCGGCATCCGTCGTGAGGGCGAAGGAGGAGTCAGGACTCACGAGCCTCCACGTGAACGAGGCGTCGTCGGGTACGGTCGTTGGCGGGACAAGCGGCACCCCATCATCAGCTCGAAAGCTGTTGGGCAGCGCGATGTCCCCCTGCATCTCATGGGAGGCACGCCTGCCGTCGGCATCCGTGCTCCAATAGCCAACCTGCACGGTATGCATGCTCGTCGTGGCCTGTGCCCCCTCCAGGGAGAACGTGAAGCTGCACTCAGAGCTACCTGCGGTCTCGTACGGCGTGACCTCGGACGTCGCGTCTCTGCCAAGGGTGCCGTTGGCGGCAATGACCGACGCATCGGATGAGGACGCCACCGAGACCGTGAGCCCCTTGGGGGCATCACCAGCAAGGCGCTGCTTGATGGCACCGACCACGCTGGCCCCAGCGTTGTACTGGGGGGCAAAGGACAACAGATTGATGTCATCATAGGAGGTGTCAAACTCCTGTGCCATGCGATCGACCACAGCCTGATTCTGGCCGCCCACGCCAGGGCGAGGTGCGCCGGTGGAGGTATGGGGCGCACTGGCTTGTTCGCTCTTTGGCATCGTGATGGCAATGGGCGACCCATTGACGACGAAGGTCTGCTCGACGTGCGCATAGGTCGGGGCGTCCGCCACAACGGTGACGGTCTCGCCCGGGGTGAGGTCATACGTTCCCGCTGCGTTGGAAGGCCTGTGTTCCACGCCGGCATTGACCGAGACGGCTGCACCTTCGACACTCTTGCCCTGCTCGTTCACGGTACGGACGCCAACGCTCACCGACTGGGCCTGAGAATCCTGCCGTACCGCGCCGGGGGCGGCGGCTTCCGCAGGAGTGGGGACTGCATGCTGATTAGTCTGCGTCGAAACGGGTTGCTTGGCCTGGGCCTGGCCGTCCCGATTGGCCGCAGCGGTCGCGTCGCCACTCGTGGTCTTGGTCTGCGGTACCTGGTTGCCCTTCTCGGTCTCCTCGTTCTTACTGATCTGAGCGGCCCCATTCGTCGCAGGGGGCTGCTGTGGCTGCGGGGAGGGCGTGCCCTTCTGCCCAGACGTAGGGGAGGCCTTCTTCTCCGTGGGGGCGGAAGCCTTCTTCTCTGTTGGGGCGGTGGCCCTGCCCCGCGCGTCCGGGGCACTCGCGGCGTCGGCGGTGCCGGACTGCCGGGAGGAAGGTGCCTCGCTCTGCGCGCTCGGGGCGTCCGTGGGTGTAGCGGCCAAGGCGGGTGTGGGCATGCCCTCGAGCGTGACAACAAGGGAAAGGGCCGTAACAAGACCTGCGCTCATGGCATCATGATGTGTCTGCCTCATCCTTATCATGGACGTCTCCCCTCCTCTCAGGAACGACGCGGCCGCTTGCCATACGGCATAGGGATGCACATATGCATGGTCAATCTTGCTATCAGCCTAGAGTATAGCACCTGAATCGTCACTGTATATACTCACCACATACGTAGGCGCCTATGCCACCGTGCCCTCCTGGGGCCGACGCTGTTTGCGTGAGGCAGCCAAGATGCCCATGCCCACCAGCACAAGCGGCATGGACAGGCACTGCCCCATCGTGAGCCAGTTGGTTCCCAGCAGGTACCCAAGCTGCGCGTCCGGCAGGCGCACGAACTCGATGAGGAACCTGAAGCAGCCATACAGCACGAGGAAGGCACCCATGAACGTACCCTGGGGACGTGGCGGGTACCTGCGCGAGAGCGCATAGAGCACCGCAAAGAGCACCAGGCCCTCGAGGATGGCCTCATAGAGCTGCGACGGATGCCGATACACCGCGCCGCCGCCACTGTCAGAGAACATGACGCCCCACGGCAGGTCCGTCGGCTTTCCCCACAGCTCGCCGTTGATGAAGTTTGCGCAGCGTCCGAAGAAGAGGCCCCACGGCGCGCCAATGACGGCGAGATCGCACATGGTGGGGATGGAGATGCGCAGGGCCCTGCATGCGATGGATCCCCCGACAAGCCCTCCTGCCAGGCCACCGTGGAAGCTCATGCCACCCTCGTTGAAGGCAAGCGCCTTGAGGGGATTGGCAAGGTAGTATCCCGCCCCGTAAAAGAGCACGTAACCGAGGCGTGCGCCGACGATGATGCCGATGGCCACGCCGATGACGGCGCTCATGACGTCATCGGAGGAGAGGTCGAGCTTCCAGCGGCGGGCCGTGCGCCAGATGATGATGCCAGCGACGACGAAGCCCGCCACGTAGGCGATCCCGTACCAGCGGACAGCGAGGGGCCCCAGCTGAAAGGCAACGGGATTGAGCGTGTGATAGAGCTTGTCAAGCCACATGCGGTGCCCTCTCGCCTTGAGCGTACGGATGGCCCAGGACGCCATCCTGGGCCCTTCATGCTACCAGGTATGCCGCACCTATCACAAAGAGTGGACCTACCAGGCCATGGCCGGCTCGACACGCGTGACGCCCGGGACGTGCTCCTGCAGAATACGCTCGATGCCCTCGCTCATGTCGTAGGCAGACATGGGGCAACCGGCACATGCCCCCTGCATCTCGAGCGTGACCACACCCGTGTCCTCGTCAAGCGCCACCAGCTCGACGTCCCCACCGTCCGCCTGGAGGCTCTGGCGAATCACGCCAATGGTCGCCTCCAGCAGCTCGCGGTTGACCTTGGGATGCTCGGCCTGCCGGGCATCCGCGCCCGTCTCGTTCTCTGCCATGGTGACCCTCTCCGCGCGAGGTGGGACGTCGGTTCACTACCCCACCATGTTGGTTGCAATTGCCGTCAGTCTACCCATCCCATACGATTGGATACGTTGGGTTTGCGACAGGATCATGGCGCCTCCAGCGTTGCCCTCATTCGATGGGCTCATGGAGGTGCCCTGACGTGGCACGCGCCAACCGACGTGCAGGCTTCCTGCCAGCCGCCGCAGCGCGCACCGCACGCCCCACGCGCTCCACCTCAAGGGCCGCCTCCCGCTCCGAGAGCAGCGTGCAATCCACCATCAGGCGAGAGACGCCCGCCGCGATGAGCTCTCCGATCTCGGGCGTGGCGTCCAGTGGACGAGCCGCGTAGATGTGGCTCCTGCCCGCGAGGTCCGTGCGCACGGGCAGGAGCGCGCCAGCACGGTCGCGCAGGGAGAGGCGCCTGGAGCGCAGCGCGCAGCTGGCGCAGTCGTGGATGCAGCGACCCGTCGTCTGCAGCACGCAATGCTCGCTGGTCATGGCGCGCAGGCGGCCGCTCACGATGAGGCCACACGGCACGGATGACGCCTTGCCCAGCGCACAGGCCTCCTCCAGCGTCAGCTCGGGAGAGAGCCAGAGGCCCTTGGCCCCCGCCTGCTCCAGAGCGACGAGGGTGCTCTCGTTGTGTGCGGGAATGCACTCGCGCACCTCGGGCAGGGAGCCACGCTCGAGCGCGAGCACAAGTTCGCTCATGTTGCCCACGGCGCAGGGCGCACCTTGCTCCACCAGCGGATCGAGCCGCTGGTGGTCGGGCTCGCGGCACACCTCGTCGAGCCAGGGCACAACCGTGATGCCCTCCGGCCACGCAGCGTCTTGCCGTCGGGCTTCCTCGCACGCATCCGGCGTCGCATAGAGGCGCGTCGCCCCTGCGGTCACGGCCGCTTGAGCCAGGACGGGCGTGGGCACCAGCGCGCACACCTCTGCCGCACGCGAAACACTGGGAGCGGCAAGGCCGGCCTCCCTGCGCACGAAGCGCAGGTGAGTGGCAAGGTCCTCCCCGTCAGGCACGCGGGCGAGGCCCTCCTCGCGCACCGCGGCCGAGCTGGGCGACAGGATCGTCTCCTCGAGCAGGCGGCAGGCCTTGGCACGCACCCCATGCACGGCCGAGAAGCCCATGCCGCAGCCCTCGTCCACCTCGACCTCGAAGGCAACCGGCACAAAGGGGCTCTGGCCCATGCGGCCCACATGCTCCACGAGGTCCTCGCGCGTGACGGCCCTGGTGCGCGCCGCCTCCACCACAAAGCCCTCCGCACGGGCCGTGGCCCCGCCATCCACGCAGGCAAGCTCCACCACGAACGGTTGGCCCAGGCGGGCCTCCACGCGTACGCGCACGGGCCTCTTGTACCGGTCATCCCCTGTGGCAACGCGCGCCGCCTCGTCCATGGCCGCCTGTGAGCGGATGACGCGCACGGGGCAACCTGCGGCCATGGGGCGCACGGTCTTGCAGCAGATGGTCTCACCCACACGGGCGTCCGCCGGGACATGGGTCGTCAGGAACTGCGTGGGGTCGTCCATCGGGCGCACCTCGAGCAGGTCACCCTCCCCCACCGACCTGTCCAGCCTGATGTCCACCTCGGCAAAGGTCTTGAACCTCAACCGCTCGCGTCCGCCGTTGGCACCGCCGCGACGTACGCGGCCACCACCGAGGTCACGCGTGGCCACGACGATCCCCACCAGCTCGCCACGATTGTTGGAGCGCTCGTAGCTCATCATGTCGTCGTCGGACGTCCCGTCCAGGTAGGCGTGCGTGAAGTCGCGGTTGAAGGCGCGACGCAGCCGCTGGTGGCGCTCAGCCTCTTCCACATCGGTGGGAAGGCGGCCTGCCGCCAGGTCATCCAGCTGCGCACGATAGGCGGAGACGACGGAGCACACGTAGTCCGGGGCCTTCATGCGACCCTCCACCTTGAGCGAGCCCAGGCCCGCCTGGGCAAGGCGCGGCAGGTCCTCGATGGTGCAGTAGTCCTTGGGACACAGGGGCAGGCGACGTCCCGGCGCCGAGATGCTCGCGCCGTCCTCGTCCACCAGCTGGTAGGGCAGGCGACAGGGCTGCGCGCACATGCCACGGTTGGCGGAGCGCCCTTTGGCAAGCGAGCTCATCATGCAGATGCCGGAATAGCAGAAGCAGAGTGCGCCATGCCCAAAGCTCTCGAGCTCGACGCCCTCCTGGGCGATGCGCGCCATCTCGGGCACGGAGAGCTCGCGCGAGAGGGTCACGCGCTCCACCCCAAGCTCCCGACACCATGCCGTGGCACGGGCGTCGTGAATGTTGGCCTGCGTGGAGATGTGGCATTCCATTTGGGGAAAGCGGTGGCGTATCTCAAAGAGCAGGCCCCAGTCCTGGATGATGAAGGCGTCCGCACCCAGCAGCCACGCCTTGCGCACCAGGGCGAGCACACGGGGCATCTCGCACGTACGGATGACCACGTTGACCGTCACGTACACGCGCACGTCCGCAAGATGGGCCGCGCGGCAGGCGGCCTCGAAGGTCTCACAGGTGAAGTTGTGCGCGCTGCGACGGGCATTGAAGTCGTTGCCCAGGGCGCAGTAGATGGCATCCGCACCGGCGGCGAGGGCGGCATTGAACGGCTCGGGGCCACCAGCGGGCGCGAGCAGCTCCGGAACGGCATGGGTATCGCGAAAGCGCACGGGGTCAGATCCCTTCGTGCAGGGGGTCAGGCGGGCAGCAGCCCATGATAGCGCAGCGGGACGTCCGGGGGAGGCAGCCGTACACGAAGGGAATGGCCCAGGAGGCTCCCTGGCCAACCCCTGGCATCCGCGCACGAAACGCCACTGCAGGTCACACCGACGATCGCCTAGTAGCCCAAGCCAAGGTAGCGATCCTCGAGCGAGACGATCCTCATGCCATAGCCAGCGTCAGCGGCCCAGCCCACGCCTGCGGGATAGTCTGGGATGCCCAGCCCCTGCACCATGGTCACACTGCCCCGGCGCACATAGCCAAAGCGTGGGTCCAGACGGGCTCTCACCAAGTCCGCCGTGCTGGCATAGGCCTTGAGATGCTGGACCTGCACCCGAAGTCCCGCCCGCACGCCATCCGAGCTGCCATCGCCATCTAGGTCCATGCGCAGGTCGTTGCCCTTGGCGCCACCGCCCACGGCACCGATGCCGGCAAAGTTGCACTGCTCGACGGAGACGTCCCCGCCAAACCTGAGCCAATTGGTCTCCAGCATCACCTGGGCAAAGACGATCTCACCGCTGACGCCCTCGGTGTCCGCCTCCTCGACGAGCACCCGGCAGAACTGGTCTATGGTGGCCGCCCCCTGGGATGCGTACACGGAGGAGGGATAGGAGGACTCCCCCACCGCCTGCCGATAGGCGCGCGCCATCTGCTGCGCCGTGACCGTCGTGGGCCCCATGATGGCCTGCGGCCGCTGGGAGGCCCCCGTCCAGGCGCCCG contains:
- a CDS encoding U32 family peptidase; protein product: MRFRDTHAVPELLAPAGGPEPFNAALAAGADAIYCALGNDFNARRSAHNFTCETFEAACRAAHLADVRVYVTVNVVIRTCEMPRVLALVRKAWLLGADAFIIQDWGLLFEIRHRFPQMECHISTQANIHDARATAWCRELGVERVTLSRELSVPEMARIAQEGVELESFGHGALCFCYSGICMMSSLAKGRSANRGMCAQPCRLPYQLVDEDGASISAPGRRLPLCPKDYCTIEDLPRLAQAGLGSLKVEGRMKAPDYVCSVVSAYRAQLDDLAAGRLPTDVEEAERHQRLRRAFNRDFTHAYLDGTSDDDMMSYERSNNRGELVGIVVATRDLGGGRVRRGGANGGRERLRFKTFAEVDIRLDRSVGEGDLLEVRPMDDPTQFLTTHVPADARVGETICCKTVRPMAAGCPVRVIRSQAAMDEAARVATGDDRYKRPVRVRVEARLGQPFVVELACVDGGATARAEGFVVEAARTRAVTREDLVEHVGRMGQSPFVPVAFEVEVDEGCGMGFSAVHGVRAKACRLLEETILSPSSAAVREEGLARVPDGEDLATHLRFVRREAGLAAPSVSRAAEVCALVPTPVLAQAAVTAGATRLYATPDACEEARRQDAAWPEGITVVPWLDEVCREPDHQRLDPLVEQGAPCAVGNMSELVLALERGSLPEVRECIPAHNESTLVALEQAGAKGLWLSPELTLEEACALGKASSVPCGLIVSGRLRAMTSEHCVLQTTGRCIHDCASCALRSRRLSLRDRAGALLPVRTDLAGRSHIYAARPLDATPEIGELIAAGVSRLMVDCTLLSEREAALEVERVGRAVRAAAAGRKPARRLARATSGHLHEPIE
- a CDS encoding NifU family protein, whose amino-acid sequence is MAENETGADARQAEHPKVNRELLEATIGVIRQSLQADGGDVELVALDEDTGVVTLEMQGACAGCPMSAYDMSEGIERILQEHVPGVTRVEPAMAW
- a CDS encoding glucosaminidase domain-containing protein, with the translated sequence MRRVLRLVGLVAAGIACVLTVGQTPALAQPSDGWVHEGQTWQYVEAGTRVTGWHAIDGSWYYFDAAGTMRTGWQYLGGSWYYLRDSGAMATGWLRVDDSWYYLCASGAMATGWLWDGATYWQLASSGAWTGASQRPQAIMGPTTVTAQQMARAYRQAVGESSYPSSVYASQGAATIDQFCRVLVEEADTEGVSGEIVFAQVMLETNWLRFGGDVSVEQCNFAGIGAVGGGAKGNDLRMDLDGDGSSDGVRAGLRVQVQHLKAYASTADLVRARLDPRFGYVRRGSVTMVQGLGIPDYPAGVGWAADAGYGMRIVSLEDRYLGLGY
- the lgt gene encoding prolipoprotein diacylglyceryl transferase, translated to MWLDKLYHTLNPVAFQLGPLAVRWYGIAYVAGFVVAGIIIWRTARRWKLDLSSDDVMSAVIGVAIGIIVGARLGYVLFYGAGYYLANPLKALAFNEGGMSFHGGLAGGLVGGSIACRALRISIPTMCDLAVIGAPWGLFFGRCANFINGELWGKPTDLPWGVMFSDSGGGAVYRHPSQLYEAILEGLVLFAVLYALSRRYPPRPQGTFMGAFLVLYGCFRFLIEFVRLPDAQLGYLLGTNWLTMGQCLSMPLVLVGMGILAASRKQRRPQEGTVA